The sequence below is a genomic window from Pyramidobacter sp. YE332.
GGTCGGCGTACCAATAGCCGAACTCGTTGCGTTCGCCCTTGGGCGCTTTCAGCCGGTAGCGGAGCGCGACTTTACCGATGTATCCCCGGCTCGTCTCGAACTCTTCCGCCAGCTGCGTGGCGGTGTAGTAGCCGCGCGCCGGAGGGACGAAGCGGTAACAGCGCCGACGCCGTCGCGCCTTCTTTCCCGGCAGAGGCAGCGCCAGCTGGTCTTCCTTCCGCGGCGCGCTTTCCGGCAGCTTCTCAGGCCCTTTGGTCAGGATTGATTCGGGCTTCTTCATCCCCTCCAGCAGCGCCAGATTGCGGCGCAGCAGTTCGAGGCGTTCGGCCTCGTGATCCACTTCGATCTCGACCACGCGGTCGGAATGCCCGCGGATGATCTCTTCCATGGCGTTGAAGGCCTTGATGTAGGCTTCTTTGAACGCCGCCGCTTTCTTGCCCGTGTAGCCCATCACGAGGAACGTGAACCCGTCGCGGGTCATCATGTAGTAGGGAACTTCTTTTTGCGCGCCGTTAGCAACTTCAACGGTTCGGGACAAGAGCTCAAAATTGAGCTTTTGAAAATCAAAGGAACAGTCCAGCTCT
It includes:
- a CDS encoding Rha family transcriptional regulator; translated protein: MLAPLPKLYGKDHLFNQLPNEAVRAMAIREALALWNQGLHRFPEGVDRRWKYGDNLFVAYLYIADLIKHNCEVSLESLESMFNNWSNQEVTYGFFARPVAPESSTLGVTLWKGEARVGSMDVSKYFEKEHKNVMRDIKELDCSFDFQKLNFELLSRTVEVANGAQKEVPYYMMTRDGFTFLVMGYTGKKAAAFKEAYIKAFNAMEEIIRGHSDRVVEIEVDHEAERLELLRRNLALLEGMKKPESILTKGPEKLPESAPRKEDQLALPLPGKKARRRRRCYRFVPPARGYYTATQLAEEFETSRGYIGKVALRYRLKAPKGERNEFGYWYADQRGKNESRLWAYSEFAREWMKKYFEAL